Proteins from a genomic interval of Rosa chinensis cultivar Old Blush chromosome 2, RchiOBHm-V2, whole genome shotgun sequence:
- the LOC112185662 gene encoding EPIDERMAL PATTERNING FACTOR-like protein 3, which translates to MKTSRTSSFILVVSLLCWVSVTISKPFPRQPDQTPHTKGATFGSKQGVDQKSFDGVKEKYEGEEYYRGLMSRLGSIPPNCAHRCEGCVPCVPVQIPTTTDHIGVQYANYEPEGWKCKCGSTFFNP; encoded by the exons ATGAAGACCTCAAGGACATCCAGCTTCATTCTAGTGGTTTCTCTTCTCTGTTGGGTTTCTGTAACAATTAGCAAGCCTTTTCCTCGTCAACCAG ACCAAACCCCCCATACCAAAGGAGCTACATTTGGCTCAAAACAG GGAGTTGATCAGAAAAGCTTTGACGGAGTGAAGGAGAAGTATGAAGGGGAGGAGTACTATAGAGGGCTTATGAGTAGGCTTGGGTCAATCCCACCAAACTGTGCTCACAGATGTGAAGGTTGTGTCCCTTGTGTTCCAGTTCAGATACCCACGACCACTGACCACATTGGAGTTCAATATGCCAATTATGAGCCTGAAGGATGGAAATGCAAGTGTGGTTCTACTTTCTTTAATCCATAA
- the LOC112189209 gene encoding IQ domain-containing protein IQM1 encodes MGQSHSLLVLAWKEIRKYNFFDFVYNFSLISPKNGAAILRSHSFKKSSEIETRTVSDESNNKFGGVNNSSRLKDCKPENVKLKRNLSFKEMLRTEVCRGKNELKHKPMPALALSQPDFMFSPRPVQELDDAAVKVQKVYKSYRTRRNLADCAVVAEELWWRDTLDSPAGAKELWWKTLDSVGLKQSSVSFFDVEKPETAVSRWARARTRAAKVGKGLSKDEKAQKLALQHWLEAIDPRHRYGHNLHMYYDLWFESESSQPFFYWLDVGDGKEINLEKCPRTVLQSQCIKYLGPKERKAYEVVVKDGKLIFKQSGNLVNSTEGSKSIFVLSTTRALYVGQKKKGQFQHSSFLSGGATTAAGRLVAHDGVLEAIWPYSGHYHPTEENFMEFISFLQDNNVDLTDVKRCAIDDDYPSMKKTEGELTKQKSFKSTKSDGANATNVDDLTERAPIPAVRSEENKKVDGGSAKPPMFTMGKRLPCNWSTGNGARIGCVRDYPSDLQTRALEQVNLSPRVGHATLVNPGPIPSPRPSPKIRLSPRLAYMGLPSPRTPIAAAN; translated from the exons ATGGGGCAATCTCATTCCTTACTTGTCTTGGCCTGGAAAGAGATTAGGAAATACAACTTCTTCGATTTTGTCTACAACTTCAGTTTGATCAGTCCCAAAAATGGAGCTGCAATACTGAGATCACACAGCTTCAAGAAAAGTTCTGAAATCGAAACCAGGACCGTCTCCGATGAGTCTAATAACAAGTTTGGTGGCGTTAACAATTCGAGTCGGCTGAAGGATTGCAAGCCTGAAAATGTAAAATTGAAAAGGAACCTTTCGTTTAAGGAAATGTTGCGGACAGAAGTTTGCAGAGGCAAAAATGAGTTGAAGCATAAACCAATGCCGGCTCTTGCTCTGTCTCAACCTGATTTTATGTTTTCGCCTAGACCCGTTCAGGAGCTTGATGATGCAGCAGTCAAAGTTCAGAAGGTTTACAAGAGCTATCGAACTCGAAGAAACCTTGCAGATTGTGCAGTGGTGGCTGAGGAGCTATG GTGGAGAGACACATTAGATTCTCCAGCTGGCGCTAAAGAGCTATG GTGGAAAACTTTAGATTCTGTAGGTCTCAAGCAGAGTTCTGTGTCATTTTTCGATGTTGAGAAGCCAGAAACCGCCGTTTCTCGGTGGGCAAGGGCTAGGACTAGAGCTGCCAag GTTGGGAAAGGTTTGTCTAAGGATGAGAAAGCACAAAAGTTAGCTCTTCAACATTGGCTTGAAGCT ATTGATCCTCGCCATCGGTATGGACACAATTTACACATGTACTATGATTTGTGGTTTGAAAGTGAGAGCAGCCAGCCTTTCTTCTACTG GCTGGATGTTGGAGATGGCAAAGAAATAAATCTCGAGAAATGCCCGAGGACAGTTCTACAGAGCCAATGCATCAAGTACCTTGGACCG AAAGAAAGGAAAGCCTATGAAGTAGTAGTCAAAGATGGGAAGCTAATATTTAAGCAAAGTGGGAACCTTGTCAATAGCACTGAAGGTTCGAAATCAATATTTGTGCTAAGCACAACAAGGGCTTTGTATGTTGGTCAGAAGAAGAAGGGTCAGTTTCAGCATTCCAGTTTTCTATCCGGAGGTGCTACCACGGCAGCTGGAAGATTGGTTGCCCATGATGGGGTTCTTGAG GCTATTTGGCCTTACAGTGGTCACTACCACCCAACAGAAGAGAACTTCATGGAATTCATCAGCTTCCTCCAAGACAACAATGTTGATCTCACTGATGTCAAG AGGTGTGCAATTGATGATGACTATCCTTCAATGAAGAAAACTGAAGGGGAACTAACAAAGCAGAAATCATTCAAGTCAACGAAATCGGATGGTGCAAACGCAACCAATGTCGATGACCTGACTGAGAGGGCACCAATCCCCGCCGTCCGTTCTGAAGAGAACAAGAAGGTTGATGGTGGCAGTGCAAAACCACCAATGTTCACTATGGGCAAGCGATTGCCTTGCAATTGGTCTACTGGAAATGGAGCCAGAATCGGGTGCGTGCGAGACTATCCTAGTGACCTACAAACCAGAGCACTGGAACAAGTCAACTTATCTCCTCGTGTTGGTCATGCGACGTTGGTAAACCCTGGCCCAATTCCTTCTCCGAGGCCCAGCCCAAAGATCCGCCTCTCACCGAGGCTTGCATATATGGGCCTGCCAAGTCCAAGGACCCCAATTGCTGCGGCTAACTGA